TATTGTGAGTGAAAGACACTTATTTACATCTGAATCTGTCTCTGAAGGTCATCCTGATAAGATTGCTGACCAAATCAGTGACGCTATCTTGGACGCAATGTTAGCCCAGGATCCACAAGCACGGGTCGCTGTTGAAACTTCAGTGACGACTGGATTAGTGCTGGTCTTCGGTGAAGTTTCGACCAAGGCCTACGTTGATATTCAAAAGGTCGTGCGTGACACGATCAAGTCGATTGGCTATGTTGACGGTCAATACGGCTTTGACGGTGACAACTGTGCCGTCCTTGTCTCATTGGATGAACAATCACCAGATATCGCGCAAGGGGTCGATGATTCCTTGGAGACGCGTTCTGGCGATGCTGACCCATTAGATCAAATCGGTGCTGGTGATCAAGGGATGATGTTTGGTTATGCCATCAACGAAACCCCTGAATTAATGCCACTGCCAATCGCATTGAGCCATCGGTTGATGCGTAAAATTGCAGCGCTACGTAAGGATGGTACCATTAAGTGGTTACGTCCAGATGCTAAGGCCCAAGTCACGGTCGAATATGACGAAGACAACCAACCTAAGCGAATCGACACAGTGGTCTTGTCTACTCAGCATGATCCTGATGTTGATTTGGATACAATTCGGCAAACGGTCATTGATCAAGTCATCAAGGCTGTGTTACCAGCTGATTTATTAGATGACCAAACTAAGTATCTTGTGAACCCAACTGGTCGTTTTGTTATTGGTGGTCCTCAAGGGGATGCCGGTTTGACTGGTCGGAAAGTCATCGTGGATACGTACGGTGGTTTTGCCCATCATGGTGGTGGTGCCTTTTCTGGTAAGGACGCGACCAAGGTTGATCGTTCTGCAAGTTACGCTGCTCGTTACATTGCCAAAAACGTTGTGGCTGCCGGTTTAGCTGATCAGGTCGAAGTGCAATTGGCATATGCCATCGGGGTTGCCGAACCAGTTTCGATTGCAGTGGATACTGCCGGGACCGGGAAGGTTAGTGATGAAGCGTTGATTAACGCCATTCGCGAAAACTTTGATTTACGCCCAGCTGGGATTATCAAAATGCTCGATTTGCAACGGCCAATTTATCGGCAAACTGCGGCATACGGCCACTTTGGTCGGACCGATATTGATTTGCCATGGGAACATACTGATAAAGTGGATGCTTTAAAAGCAGCATTTAAATAATGCGGTAACGTTGATTCGTTACGGTCTGTAGGTACTCGACGCTAAAAGCGACCTTTTTTCAAGGTCGCTTTTTTTTGCGGGCTATTTTAGATGCACGGGGTTTTAAAATGATTGATAGAGAAGGAGAATTACTAAGATGCAACAGCGTAAAACTAACGTAATGGCGGTTACGGTTGCCATTTACGTCGCGACGTTTATGAGTGCGATTGAAGGGACAATTGTGTCGACCGCCTTGCCAACGATTGTTGGTGATTTACACGGGGTTTCATTGATGAATTGGGTTTTCTCAATTTATTTATTGACTAATGCGATGATGACGCCAATTTATGGAAAGCTGACTGACTTGGTCGGCCGAAAACCAGTGATGCAAGCCGGACTAATTATTTTTATTATCGGGTCTATGATGAGCGGTTTGTCTAATTCGATGCCGGTGCTAATTTTTTGGCGGGCCATTCAGGGGATCGGTGCCGGGGCGCTAATGCCAGTCTCAATGACAATTATCGCAGATATTTATTCATTCGAACGCCGGGCCAAAGTGCTAGGCTTCAATAGTTCAGCGTGGGGCATTGCTTCAGTGCTGGCACCGTTGATTGGTGGACTAATTGTCGATAAGCTCAGCTGGCATTGGATTTTCTTCATTAATGTGCCAGTTGGGTTGATCACCCTTTTCCTATTTCAATTTTATTTACGAGAACCCAAACGTCACAATAACGTGAAAATCGACTACTTGGGTAGCTTTTGGCTGATGCTCTTCTTGCTGTGCTTGATGCTAAGCTTCCAACTATTGGGAAACGCCACTATCAGTTGGGTGGCCGTTGGGACTGCTTGGATCATTAGTGCGCTCAGTTTGTGGCTATTTATTCGTCGTGAAAGTCGCACGGATGAACCAGTGATTTCGATGGATTTATTCAAAAACCACACGTTTATTATTCAGAATGCCGTGGCGGCCTTAGTCAGTGGTTTCCTAATGGCCGTTGAAGTTTATATTCCAACTTGGACTCAGGGGATACTGGGTGTACCGGCTTCTTTGGCGGGATTCGCAGTGACACCGAGCTCGTTAATGTGGATCGTCGGGTCATTCGTGACGGGGCGGTTATTGGCAAAGTGGGCGCCGCGACGGATTTTGTATCTGAGTTTGGCTTTCATCCTCGTGACAAGCATTTGCTTAGCGTGGTTGCCAGTTAATACTGCTTTCCCATGGTTCTTCCTGATCACAGCGATTGGTGGCGTGGGCTTCGGAATTACAATTACAGCAACGACCGTCACGTCGCAACACCTTGTGCCAGCTGAGAACGTGGGCGTCGCAACGTCCTTCAATACGTTGAGTCGAACGATTGGCCAAACGTTGATGATTTCAATCTTTGGAATTGCGTTGAACGTTGGGATGAACCAAGGTATTCAGCACCATGCAGGAACGAACATGGCGATGATGAACAAGTTGATCAATCCACAGACAGCAACGCAATTACCGTCTCATTTGTTGCCGACACTTCATCGTATCTTATATACGGGCTTACATTGGGTCTACCTGATTGGCCTTGGTTTGGTTATTCTAGCCTTTATTGTGAATAGTTTGGATCGCGGACCACAAAAAACGGCAGCACAACACGCGGCTGATTTAAACCAAAATCAGGATTAGTCGGCTTAGTATCAACAAATTAATTGTCAAAGTGACTCATAATTTGTCGTTTATTTGATATTGACGTAAAAAAATCCGAAAAATTTTCAATAAAATTTCCATAAGTGTTATAAATAAATTTTAAGTTGTTAGACGAGTGTAATGGGCTTTATGAGGCCTATTACACTCGTTTTCATTAATATTATTTATTTGGTAACTATTTTAGGAAAATTAATGGAAAACGTGTAACAAGATTGACGGTATCAACTATTGCTAACAAAACATAATCATAGTATTATGAGTGCATAGCCTAACGATTGATGGTGTATACCAATGATGCTATATATGTGTTTTTTGTATCATATATAAACGGGTTTGATTAGGTTAGAGAAGGAAGGCAAAACCATGAAATTTCTGAGACATAAATCTTTTAGGGGAGATCCGCAAGTTCACTACAAGATGTTTAAAGTCGGCCGTACTTGGGTATTTACGGCGATGGCATCATTTGTATTGACTGCTGCACCTCAGTTAGTATCTCATGCAGATACGGTTTCGGCGGATACTAGTAGCGATACGGCAAGTAGTGCCACTAGTAGTGCCAGCTCGGGGGCGGATACGTCTTCTGCAGCAGCGAGTGCGGCGGCACTAGCTGCTGCAACGGCAAGTAGTACGTCAACTAGTACTACCAGTGACTCGTCTACGGCATCTTCTTCGAGCGAAACTGCCTCGAACAGTAATTCCGAATCTTCATCGGATAGTTCAAGCAGCGATGACAGTGCTTCAGACGCAAGTTCTGCGAGCGAAACAAGTACGACTAATGCGACAAGTACATCAAGTACTAGTAGTAGCAGTGTTTCAACGGCTAGTTCGAGCGCATCCAGCGCAAGTTCAAGTAGTAGTTCGAGCTCGTCAAGCGCTACTTCATCGAGTTTAACTGATAGCAGCAGTTCTTCCGCAGCTAGCTCAAGTACGACGAGTTTGTCAAGCAGTGCTAGCGTAGCGGCAAGTACTGTCTCGACAGCAAGCAGTGTTGCCAGCACGACTAAGTCTGCAAGTACGGCGGCTTCAACGGCAGCCATTGCAGCTTACTCGTCGGAATCGGCTGCCAGCTCAAATACCGATAGTACCGCAGCTAAGGCGGCTTCATCGTCAGCTTCATTAGCCGGTTCATACGCCACACTTGCCAGCAGTTATGCTAGTTTGGTCAATAACCTAACGACGCAAGCAGCAGTGAGTGCGGCCCAAAGTGCCTATCAAGAAGCGCTTAACGCGGCTGATTTGTCACGGCACTACAATAGTATTGCAAACATGTACTTAGACGCAATGACAAATGGTGTGGGGTCCAATGTAGATAATACATTGGCATACGCTAATGCCAACTCTTTAGCATTTAGTGCAGCCAGTGCGGCCAGTTCATACGCAGCCCTGGCTTCAACGGCCACCTCAACGGCCAGCAGTGCTGCTACCCAAGGCTTAATTAATTTAGCAAGTAGCAATTATTCCGCCGCATCTAGTGCGGCATCTGCAGCCACGGTAGCAGCCAGCTCGGCAGCTGAAGCAGCCAACAGTGCATACTTAGCCATGCAATACGACAAAAATAATACGGCCGTTACCTCAGCTTACGCCGTCGCTTCTAGCACGGCAGCTGCGGCTTCAACGGCCGCGGTTAACGCAACGACCGCTGCGATGGCAGCATCTTCAGCATATGCCGCTGTAAGTAGTAATGCGGCAAATAATGACTATGAAGCCACTAGTACTGCCTATGCAGTTACTTCCTCCGCCGCAACGGAGGCGCTTAGTCAATACGCCGCCGGGAGCACAGCTACTAGCACCGCTAGTTCGGCAGCCATTTTTGCCAATAGTACTGCAATTAGTGATTTGGCGAGTGCGGCTTCTTCAAGTGCAAACGTGGCGAATACGTCAAAGAGTACGGCTTCAAGTGCGGCCAGTGTGGCGGCAACGCAAACTGGTACTCAAGCGTCAGCTTATGCTTCAAGTGCTGCAACGGCCGCTAGCTCTGCTTCGTCAGCCTACGCCGTCGCCAGCACGGCTGCAAAATCTGCTGTCAGTGCTAGTGATCCTGCCACCGCGGACTCATACGCTCGGGTGGCCCAATCGGCATCTTCATTGGCTGCTAGTTACGCTGCAACTGCTGAGTCTAACGCGACTTTAGCTGCTAAGTTTTCGACGAATGTCGCCAATGAACAAACCGTTAGTTCCAATGCGACTTTAACGACGAGTACGGCAACGCAAAGTGTCTCGACTGGAGATACTGTGACAATTACCAACAAGGTGGGTTTGGATTCAGGATATTCAGTAAGTGGTACACCAACTTATGTTTGGTATGTCTCAACGGATGGAGCAACTTGGACGACCATTAGTGGTGCAACATCGGCAACGTATACAACAACTGCAACTACTTCAGGGACGTATTATTATCAAGCAGTCGTTAGTGGTAAGCGGGTTACAGCATTAATCTTGACTTCAAATTTTGAAGCAGCTGGTAATGTGATTACCATTGTTGTTACCAATCCAGAAGGGACCTACACTGAAATTGCCAGCAGTTATGCCAGCCAAGCCAACAGCGCAGCCTCAGTGGCAACCTCTCAAGCTGCCGCTGCAAGTAGTGCGATCAGTTTGGCCAGTTCTTCAGCTAACTTGACGGGCTCATTAGCTAGCTACTACACATCACAGGCTAATTCTTCATACAACGCAGCTAGCTCATATGCGAGTGTGGCTTCGGAGGCGGCAAGTATTGCAACTATGGCCAGTACTTCGGCCGCTTCTTATGAAGCCGAAGGGGCGTATACCAGTGCTAATATCTGGGCAGGAATGGCATCGAGTTATGCGAGTGTTGCAACTGAATATGCTAGTTCTGCAAGTAGTGCGGCATCTGAGGCAGCAGCTAGTCTCGATACTGCTTTGAAAAATGCGGTTAATGAAGATGGTGGTGATACCGCTGCTGATTATTTAGCATCAAGTTATGCCAGTATGGCTGCGTCATCGGCAAATGTGGCCGGTGACCAAGCCTCGTTAGCTGCATCCTATGCGGCCAACGCTGCTAATGCATATAACGTTGCTGGTTCTTCATTTAATACCACTGCAACTAGCAGTTATAATGCAGCGGCAAGTTCTGCAGCTGTAGCGGCTAGTTCATACGCTGCGGCAGCTAGTGAAGCAGCAAGTCTTGCTGCTTCATATGCAGCGGACGGGAATTATAATTCGGCTGCCTTGCAACAAAGCTACGCGGCTTTGCGTTTAACCTATGCCACAGATCAATTGAATGCTGCTTCGAGTGCGGCGAGTGCGATTACCCAAACGGTCGTGCAAGCACAATCCAGTTATTATAATTCGATTGCAACGGCTGCTTCTAGCGCAGCGTCAGCAGCTGAATCGGCAGCCGGGAACGCAATCAGTGTCGCGAGTTCATTAAGTGCAAAGTATGCGTCAAACACCACGTTGGGTAGCTCATACGTTGCACAAACTAATAATTATGCCGTGACAACTTTGGGTGCAGCGGCGGCCGCAACTTCAGCTGCGGAAATGGCAGCTCAGTATACAAGCCAGGCTTCATCGGCAGTAGCTGCGGGCGATTATGCTATGGCCAGCTCATATGTGACCAATGCCTCAGCAGCAGCTAGTGAAGCAACCTCATATGCGGCATTGTCTACATCCAATGCGGCTTTAGGTAGTACGGCGGCTAGCAACGCGACGAATTATTCAAACAATACGAATTCATATAAAAGCACTAATACGGGTAATGCAACGACAATTCTAGGGATTGTTATTTCTGGTGGGATGACTTCTCAACCCGCAGCAGTGACGTCGACCGTTTCTGGTGGGACCTTTACCTTGTCAGCTTCGTCAGCATTAGGACTAGGTGGGGTTGCACTATCATCAAAAACAACTTGGTATGTTCAAGTCAACGGCACTTGGATGACCTTAGATAAGGCCAGCGCTTATATTGAATCATATGATGCAGTTGACAGTGCTGGTTTACTGTCAACCAGTAGCTCATTAACAGTTACTATCAAAGCGGGCTATACTGGATCATTACTATTCCAAGCCGTACAAGGGTTTTCTTGGGACTTATTAAACTTGGCTACAGTTTATACATTTGCAAGTAATTTAGCGGAAGTAGATGTTTATAGTAGCAATATTCCAGCAACAAACATTTCCATAGCTGGTGATGATTACGTCATTAATCCAACGAACAGTTCGAGTGGCTCAAACGATAAGGTTACTAGCCAGTTTACATCAACGACTAACCCTGAGAATGCTACGGGAACGATTACCTGGACGACAAGTGATTCAAGCATTGCGACAATTGATGATTCTGGCCTTTTGACCGTTGTGTCTAATGGAACGGTGACAATCACAGCAACAATTACAAATGCAGACGGAACTAGCTATTCATCTTCAAAGACAATTACAATTGGTAGTGGCCTTGAGGATGCAACTGTTGATGCAGGAAGTGATTTGACGTGGGTTCCAGATGGCTCGACTACGGGTACTGGGACTAATGTTACTTATCAATGGTATTATTCTTCAACAGCGGACGGTACTGGAACAGCGCTGAGTGGTCAGACTGGTACGACACTTAATCTGTCGGATCTGACAGTAGGGCAATCCGGTTATTACTACCTAGTTATTACTGGATCCAATACGACTAACGGGACTACTACCACGACAACTGTAACTTTAGGCCGGGCTTACTTGACTGTTAATGCTGTTTCAACTGAAGCGGCAGATTCTGCAGCTAGCGAAGCAGCTAACTACGCAAATCAAGCGACGGAATATGGTTCAGTTGCTAGTTCTTATGCGAACATTGCGGGCGAATATGCAAGTAAAAACTCAGAAGCAAGCTCCTACGCAGAACAAGCAACGGCAGCAGCTTCTGATGCACAGTCAGCCGCAACAGCTGCTTCAACTGCAGCCTCTAATGCGGCAGCCGCCCAATCAAATGCAGATTCTGCGGAAGCTGCTGGCGAAAACTCGGCTGCTTCCAGTTATGCAGAGGAAGCTAAAAAGAAAGCGTCCGAAGCATCTGAAGCTAAAAAGAAAGCTTCAAGTGCCGCTGATGATGCAGGTTACTATGCTGATTTAGCTGCTAATGTTAGTGAAGATGACTCGGATAGTGATTCTGACGGCGACAGTGATTCGGATAGCGACAGTGATTCCGACTCTGACAGTGATTCGGATTCCGACAGTGATTCTGACTCAGACAGCGACTCGGATTCTGATAGTGATTCGGATTCTGATAGTGATTCGGATTCCGACAGTGACTCGGATTCTGATAGTGATTCGGATAGCGACAGCGACTCAGATTCCGACAGTGATTCCGACTCTGACAGTGATTCGGATTCCGATAGCGACTCGGACTCGGACAGCGACTCCGACTCCGATAGCGACTCCGATTCTGACAGTGACTCGGACAGCGATTCAGATAGCGACAGTGATTCCGACTCGGATAGTGATTCCGACTCTGACAGTGATTCAGATAGCGACAGTGATTCCGACTCCGACAGCGATTCCGACTCGGATAGTGACTCAGATTCCGATAGTGATTCGGACAGCGACAGTGACTCAGATTCGGACAGTGATTCCGACTCCGACAGTGACTCCGACTCGGACAGTGATTCCGATTCGGATAGCGACTCCGATTCTGACAGTGATTCTGACTCGGATAGTGATTCTGACTCGGATGGTGATTCTGACTCGGACAGTGATTCCGATTCGGATAGCGACTCCGATTCTGACAGTGATTCCGACTCTGATAGCGACTCAGATTCCGACAGTGATTCCGACTCCGATAGCGACTCCGATTCCGACAGTGATTCGGACTCCGACAGCGATTCGGACTCGGACAGCGACTCCGATTCAGACAGTGATTCGGACTCCGACAGTGATTCGGATAGCGACAGTGACTCCGACTCCGATAGTGATTCCGATTCAGACAGTGATTCCGATTCAGACAGTGATTCGGACTCCGACAGCGATTCGGATTCCGATAGTGATTCCGACTCGGATAGTGACTCCGATTCTGACAGTGATTCAGACTCCGACAGCGATTCGGATTCCGATAGCGATTCCGACTCGGACAGTGATTCCGACTCGGATAGTGACTCAGATTCCGATAGTGATTCGGACAGCGACAGTGACTCAGATTCGGATAGTGATTCCGACTCCGACAGCGATTCCGACTCAGATTCCGATAGTGATTCGGACAGCGACAGTGACTCCGACTCAGACAGTGATTCGGACTCGGACAGCGACTCGGATTCGGATAGTGATTCGGACTCCGACAGTGACTCGGATTCGGATAGTGATTCGGATTCAGACAGTGACTCAGACTCTGATAGTGATTCGGACTCCGATAGCGACTCAGATTCAGACAGTGATTCGGATTCCGACAGCGACTCCGATTCAGACAGTGATTCGGATAGCGACAGTGACTCCGACTCCGATAGTGATTCCGATTCAGACAGTGATTCGGACTCCGACAGCGATTCGGATTCCGATAGTGATTCAGACTCGGACAGCGACTCGGATTCGGATAGTGATTCGGACTCGGACAGCGACTCGGATTCGGATAGTGATTCAGACTCGGACAGCGATTCCGATTCAGACAGTGACTCGGATTCGGACAGCGACAGTGACTCCGACTCGGATAGTGATTCTGACAGCGATTCCGACAGTGATTCCGATTCGGATAGTGATTCAGATAGCGACAGCGATTCCGACTCAGACAGTGATTCCGATTCTGACAGTGACTCGGATTCCGACAGTGATTCTGACTCAGACAGTGACTCAGATTCCGATAGTGATTCTGACTCTGATAGCGACTCGGATTCCGACAGTGATTCAGATTCCGACAGCGATTCGGATTCGGATAGTGATTCCGATTCGGATAGTGATTCAGATTCCGATAGTGATTCTGACTCAGACAGTGATTCGGATAGCGACAGTGACTCCGATTCCGACAGTGATTCGGACTCAGACAGTGATTCGGATAGCGACAGTGACTCAGACTCCGATAGCGATTCCGACTCGGACAGCGACTCAGACTCTGACAGTGATTCAGATTCCGACAGTGAT
This Lactiplantibacillus plantarum DNA region includes the following protein-coding sequences:
- the metK gene encoding methionine adenosyltransferase, yielding MSERHLFTSESVSEGHPDKIADQISDAILDAMLAQDPQARVAVETSVTTGLVLVFGEVSTKAYVDIQKVVRDTIKSIGYVDGQYGFDGDNCAVLVSLDEQSPDIAQGVDDSLETRSGDADPLDQIGAGDQGMMFGYAINETPELMPLPIALSHRLMRKIAALRKDGTIKWLRPDAKAQVTVEYDEDNQPKRIDTVVLSTQHDPDVDLDTIRQTVIDQVIKAVLPADLLDDQTKYLVNPTGRFVIGGPQGDAGLTGRKVIVDTYGGFAHHGGGAFSGKDATKVDRSASYAARYIAKNVVAAGLADQVEVQLAYAIGVAEPVSIAVDTAGTGKVSDEALINAIRENFDLRPAGIIKMLDLQRPIYRQTAAYGHFGRTDIDLPWEHTDKVDALKAAFK
- a CDS encoding MDR family MFS transporter; the encoded protein is MQQRKTNVMAVTVAIYVATFMSAIEGTIVSTALPTIVGDLHGVSLMNWVFSIYLLTNAMMTPIYGKLTDLVGRKPVMQAGLIIFIIGSMMSGLSNSMPVLIFWRAIQGIGAGALMPVSMTIIADIYSFERRAKVLGFNSSAWGIASVLAPLIGGLIVDKLSWHWIFFINVPVGLITLFLFQFYLREPKRHNNVKIDYLGSFWLMLFLLCLMLSFQLLGNATISWVAVGTAWIISALSLWLFIRRESRTDEPVISMDLFKNHTFIIQNAVAALVSGFLMAVEVYIPTWTQGILGVPASLAGFAVTPSSLMWIVGSFVTGRLLAKWAPRRILYLSLAFILVTSICLAWLPVNTAFPWFFLITAIGGVGFGITITATTVTSQHLVPAENVGVATSFNTLSRTIGQTLMISIFGIALNVGMNQGIQHHAGTNMAMMNKLINPQTATQLPSHLLPTLHRILYTGLHWVYLIGLGLVILAFIVNSLDRGPQKTAAQHAADLNQNQD
- a CDS encoding KxYKxGKxW signal peptide domain-containing protein, which codes for MKFLRHKSFRGDPQVHYKMFKVGRTWVFTAMASFVLTAAPQLVSHADTVSADTSSDTASSATSSASSGADTSSAAASAAALAAATASSTSTSTTSDSSTASSSSETASNSNSESSSDSSSSDDSASDASSASETSTTNATSTSSTSSSSVSTASSSASSASSSSSSSSSSATSSSLTDSSSSSAASSSTTSLSSSASVAASTVSTASSVASTTKSASTAASTAAIAAYSSESAASSNTDSTAAKAASSSASLAGSYATLASSYASLVNNLTTQAAVSAAQSAYQEALNAADLSRHYNSIANMYLDAMTNGVGSNVDNTLAYANANSLAFSAASAASSYAALASTATSTASSAATQGLINLASSNYSAASSAASAATVAASSAAEAANSAYLAMQYDKNNTAVTSAYAVASSTAAAASTAAVNATTAAMAASSAYAAVSSNAANNDYEATSTAYAVTSSAATEALSQYAAGSTATSTASSAAIFANSTAISDLASAASSSANVANTSKSTASSAASVAATQTGTQASAYASSAATAASSASSAYAVASTAAKSAVSASDPATADSYARVAQSASSLAASYAATAESNATLAAKFSTNVANEQTVSSNATLTTSTATQSVSTGDTVTITNKVGLDSGYSVSGTPTYVWYVSTDGATWTTISGATSATYTTTATTSGTYYYQAVVSGKRVTALILTSNFEAAGNVITIVVTNPEGTYTEIASSYASQANSAASVATSQAAAASSAISLASSSANLTGSLASYYTSQANSSYNAASSYASVASEAASIATMASTSAASYEAEGAYTSANIWAGMASSYASVATEYASSASSAASEAAASLDTALKNAVNEDGGDTAADYLASSYASMAASSANVAGDQASLAASYAANAANAYNVAGSSFNTTATSSYNAAASSAAVAASSYAAAASEAASLAASYAADGNYNSAALQQSYAALRLTYATDQLNAASSAASAITQTVVQAQSSYYNSIATAASSAASAAESAAGNAISVASSLSAKYASNTTLGSSYVAQTNNYAVTTLGAAAAATSAAEMAAQYTSQASSAVAAGDYAMASSYVTNASAAASEATSYAALSTSNAALGSTAASNATNYSNNTNSYKSTNTGNATTILGIVISGGMTSQPAAVTSTVSGGTFTLSASSALGLGGVALSSKTTWYVQVNGTWMTLDKASAYIESYDAVDSAGLLSTSSSLTVTIKAGYTGSLLFQAVQGFSWDLLNLATVYTFASNLAEVDVYSSNIPATNISIAGDDYVINPTNSSSGSNDKVTSQFTSTTNPENATGTITWTTSDSSIATIDDSGLLTVVSNGTVTITATITNADGTSYSSSKTITIGSGLEDATVDAGSDLTWVPDGSTTGTGTNVTYQWYYSSTADGTGTALSGQTGTTLNLSDLTVGQSGYYYLVITGSNTTNGTTTTTTVTLGRAYLTVNAVSTEAADSAASEAANYANQATEYGSVASSYANIAGEYASKNSEASSYAEQATAAASDAQSAATAASTAASNAAAAQSNADSAEAAGENSAASSYAEEAKKKASEASEAKKKASSAADDAGYYADLAANVSEDDSDSDSDGDSDSDSDSDSDSDSDSDSDSDSDSDSDSDSDSDSDSDSDSDSDSDSDSDSDSDSDSDSDSDSDSDSDSDSDSDSDSDSDSDSDSDSDSDSDSDSDSDSDSDSDSDSDSDSDSDSDSDSDSDSDSDSDSDSDSDSDSDSDSDSDSDSDSDSDSDSDSDSDSDSDSDSDSDSDSDSDSDSDSDSDSDGDSDSDSDSDSDSDSDSDSDSDSDSDSDSDSDSDSDSDSDSDSDSDSDSDSDSDSDSDSDSDSDSDSDSDSDSDSDSDSDSDSDSDSDSDSDSDSDSDSDSDSDSDSDSDSDSDSDSDSDSDSDSDSDSDSDSDSDSDSDSDSDSDSDSDSDSDSDSDSDSDSDSDSDSDSDSDSDSDSDSDSDSDSDSDSDSDSDSDSDSDSDSDSDSDSDSDSDSDSDSDSDSDSDSDSDSDSDSDSDSDSDSDSDSDSDSDSDSDSDSDSDSDSDSDSDSDSDSDSDSDSDSDSDSDSDSDSDSDSDSDSDSDSDSDSDSDSDSDSDSDSDSDSDSDSDSDSDSDSDSDSDSDSDSDSDSDSDSDSDSDSDSDSDSDSDSDSDSDSDSDSDSDSDSDSDSDSDSDSDSDSDSDSDSDSDSDSDSDSDSDSDSDSDSDSDSDSDSDSDSDSDSDSDSDSDSDSDSDSDSDSDSDSDSDSDSDNDSDSDSDSDSDSDSDSDSDSDSDSNSDSDSDSDSDSDSDSDSDSDSDSDSDSDSDSDSDSDSDSDSDSDSDSDSDSDSDSDSDSDSDSDSDSDSDSDSDSDSDSDSDSDSDSDSDSDSDSDSDSDSDSDSDSDSDSDSDSDSDSDSDSDSDSDSDSDSDSDSDSDSDSDSDSDSDSDSDSDSDSDSDSDSDSDSDSDSDSDSDSDSDSDSDSDSDSDSDSDSDSDSDSDSDSDSDSDSDSDSDSDSDSDSDSDSDSDSDSDSDSDSDSDSDSDSDSDSDSDSDSDSDSDSDSDSDSDSDSDSDSDSDSDSDSDSDSDSDSDSDSDSDSDSDSDSDSDSDSDSDSDSDSDSDSDSDSDSDSDSDSDSDSDSDSDSDSDSDSDSDSDSDSDSDSDSDSDSDSDSDSDSDSDSDSDSDSDSDSDSDADSDSDSGSDNDSDSDSDSNNDSDSDTITDSDSNDGTNSDNGSNSGSDGSSSSNTGSGSGNTTGSTGNNSGTGTGTTTSSTASNNGAASTSTTSLSAAATSGVSATAATLAVTTPSSDGAATTSATAATSVVYAAASAQDVDATSDQTDSDSKSSNDSDKDKKSADTDSADDKVGSSNTDENGKTASDTSNNAGTIFGGLLTAAAAAGLGWWFFLFGRRRKDDDEDDENQK